Proteins encoded in a region of the Zea mays cultivar B73 chromosome 4, Zm-B73-REFERENCE-NAM-5.0, whole genome shotgun sequence genome:
- the LOC100282595 gene encoding 2-cys peroxiredoxin BAS1 (The RefSeq protein has 2 substitutions compared to this genomic sequence) — MACSFSAAITVSSAPTPAARPLAAAPQSVCIARSAVATTARPLRLAASRSARATRLVARASVVDDLPLVGNKAPDLEAEAVFDQEFINVKLSDYIGKKYVILFFYPLDFTFVCPTEITAFSDRYEEFEKLNTEVLGVSIDSVFSHLAWVQTDRKSGGLGDLKYPLVSDVTKSISKAFGVLIPDQGIALRGLFIIDKEGVIQHSTINNLAIGRSVDETMRTLQALQYVQENPDEVCPAGWKPGERSMKPDPKGSKEYFAAI, encoded by the exons ATGGCCTGCTCCTTCTCCGCCGCCATCACCGTCTCTTCCGCCCCTACCCCGGCCGCCAGACCCCTCGCTGCTGCCACGCAGTCCGTCTGCATCGCTCGCTCCGCGGTCGCCACCACTGCCAGGCCGCTCCGCCTCGCCGCCTCAAGGTCCGCGCGGGCTACCAGACTCGTTGCCCGCGCCAGCGTAGTC GATGACTTGCCGCTGGTCGGGAACAAGGCGCCAGACTTCGAAGCCGAGGCTGTGTTCGACCAGGAGTTCATCAAC GTGAAGCTCTCTGATTACATTGGGAAGAAGTACGTCATTCTGTTCTTCTACCCCTTGGATTTCACCTTCGTCTGCCCGACCG AGATTACTGCGTTTAGTGACAGATACGAGGAATTTGAGAAGTTGAACACTGAGGTTCTTGGTGTTTCCATTGACAGTGTG TTCTCCCACCTTGCATGGGTGCAGACAGACAGGAAGTCGGGTGGGCTCGGCGATCTTAAATACCCACTTGTTTCTGATGTGACCAAATCAATTTCAAAGGCCTTTGGTGTTCTGATCCCTGACCAG GGTATTGCTTTGAGAGGACTGTTCATCATTGACAAGGAGGGAGTGATTCAGCACTCTACCATTAACAACCTTGCCATTGGTCGTAGTGTGGATGAGACCATGAGGACCCTTCAG GCATTGCAGTACGTCCAGGAGAACCCAGACGAGGTGTGCCCGGCCGGATGGAAACCAGGGGAGAGGTCGATGAAGCCCGACCCCAAGGGAAGCAAAGAGTACTTCGCGGCCATCTAG